One segment of Mycolicibacterium baixiangningiae DNA contains the following:
- a CDS encoding NADPH-dependent FMN reductase, with the protein MTAPDDAPLVVGLGGTLRASSSTERAVRYCLEAVERQGGRTRMFAGPDLDMPMYAPHQLERTPGALELVAALRDADAVVVGSPGYHGAISGLVKNALDYIEDLREDPRVYLDNTPWGCISCAYGWQAAVNTLGQLRSIGHALRAWPTPLGVAINSAEPIWDDGGQLVDESVRNQLDLLANQVLTFAAAHRTAK; encoded by the coding sequence ATGACCGCACCGGATGATGCGCCATTGGTCGTCGGGCTGGGTGGCACGCTGCGGGCGAGCTCCTCGACCGAGCGGGCGGTGCGGTACTGCCTGGAGGCCGTCGAACGTCAGGGCGGCCGGACCCGGATGTTCGCGGGTCCGGACCTCGATATGCCGATGTACGCGCCGCATCAACTCGAGCGCACTCCGGGGGCACTGGAACTCGTTGCGGCGCTTCGGGATGCCGACGCGGTGGTGGTCGGCTCGCCGGGATACCACGGTGCGATCTCCGGACTGGTCAAGAACGCGCTCGACTACATCGAGGATCTGCGGGAGGACCCGCGGGTGTACCTCGACAACACCCCGTGGGGCTGTATCAGCTGCGCGTACGGGTGGCAGGCCGCGGTCAACACGCTCGGGCAGCTGCGTTCGATCGGGCATGCGCTGCGGGCCTGGCCGACCCCGCTCGGCGTCGCGATCAACTCCGCCGAGCCCATCTGGGATGACGGCGGTCAGCTGGTCGACGAATCGGTGCGCAACCAGCTCGACCTGCTCGCGAACCAGGTGCTGACGTTTGCCGCGGCGCACCGGACGGCGAAGTAA
- a CDS encoding HNH endonuclease signature motif containing protein: MPSSAPSFVPSAPRAARLEVLFEEVAELAGQRNAIDGRMVEIAAEIDREGLGGITGARSISALVAWKTGCSTANAKTITAVAERIEEFPRCVQELREGRLSLDQVGLIAEKAAPGSDEHYAELAKHASVNQLRTALKLAPRPEPPPAPEPQQDEDDPHPPPEAESSITTTSDDQHTTWHITLPHAESAKVDAALTSRREGMVAQWERDHGDTPSGNRPPMPTTVDAFLDIIDTAWDTDAVRRPHSQHTTVVVHVDVKDRIAALHLGPLLPEGDRQYLTCDATCEVWFERDGHVIGAGRTTRLINRRLRRALEHRDRTCAVPGCDATRGLHAHHIRHWEHGGPTNLDNLVLLCPYHHRAHHKGIITITGPAGHLIVTDSHGQQLHNGSLARPPTQPPPAVAPYPGTSGERADWWWYTPFQPPPATNN, encoded by the coding sequence ATGCCCTCGAGCGCACCGTCTTTCGTCCCCAGCGCGCCTCGCGCTGCGCGGCTCGAGGTGTTGTTCGAGGAGGTGGCGGAGCTGGCGGGCCAACGCAACGCGATCGACGGCCGCATGGTGGAGATCGCCGCCGAGATCGACCGCGAGGGGTTAGGGGGCATCACCGGCGCGCGATCGATTTCCGCGCTGGTGGCGTGGAAGACCGGATGCTCGACGGCCAACGCCAAGACGATCACCGCCGTGGCCGAGCGGATCGAGGAATTCCCGCGCTGCGTCCAAGAGCTGCGCGAGGGCCGACTGTCCCTGGATCAGGTCGGGCTGATCGCCGAGAAGGCTGCCCCCGGATCCGACGAGCACTACGCTGAATTGGCCAAACACGCCAGCGTCAACCAGCTACGCACCGCGCTCAAACTCGCACCCCGCCCCGAACCTCCTCCCGCTCCCGAACCCCAACAAGACGAAGACGATCCGCATCCGCCGCCGGAGGCGGAGTCCTCGATCACCACGACCTCCGATGACCAGCACACCACCTGGCACATCACACTCCCCCACGCCGAGTCAGCGAAAGTCGACGCCGCCCTGACGAGCCGCCGCGAGGGCATGGTCGCCCAATGGGAACGCGACCACGGCGACACCCCCTCCGGGAATCGGCCCCCGATGCCCACCACCGTCGATGCGTTCCTCGACATCATCGACACCGCCTGGGACACCGACGCCGTCCGCCGCCCGCACAGCCAGCACACCACCGTCGTCGTGCACGTCGACGTCAAAGACCGCATCGCCGCCCTGCATCTCGGCCCGCTGCTGCCTGAGGGCGACCGGCAGTACCTCACCTGTGATGCCACGTGCGAGGTGTGGTTCGAACGCGACGGCCATGTCATCGGCGCCGGACGCACCACCCGGCTGATCAACCGCCGCCTACGCCGCGCCCTGGAGCACCGCGACCGCACCTGCGCAGTCCCCGGGTGTGATGCCACCCGCGGACTCCACGCCCACCACATCCGGCACTGGGAACACGGCGGCCCCACCAACCTCGACAACCTCGTGCTGCTCTGCCCGTACCACCACCGGGCACACCACAAAGGCATCATCACCATCACCGGACCCGCCGGCCACCTCATCGTCACCGACAGCCATGGCCAACAACTCCACAACGGATCGCTGGCGCGTCCACCCACCCAACCTCCACCGGCGGTCGCGCCCTACCCCGGAACCAGCGGCGAACGCGCCGACTGGTGGTGGTACACACCCTTCCAACCACCACCCGCAACCAACAACTAG
- a CDS encoding alpha/beta fold hydrolase, translating to MTFQRKSVAVDGLTTGYLEAGQGDPMVLLHGGEFGASAELGWERTIDVLAQRYHVLAPDMLGFGRSAKVVDFTDGRGMRIRHIARFCEVLGVRTAHFVGNSMGAINLLVDATSGAPALPVRSLVALCGGGTIQRNEHANALYDYDATLDGMRRIVTALFADPSYPSDDGYVRRRYESSIAPGAWESLAAARFRRPGLEPPPPPSATRPYERITVPALIVEGERDKLLPPGWAAEIAGQISGARSAVIPAAGHCPQIEQPAAVADLLLDFFADVPQRKVSA from the coding sequence GTGACGTTTCAGCGCAAATCGGTCGCGGTCGACGGACTGACCACCGGCTATCTCGAAGCCGGACAAGGCGATCCGATGGTGCTCCTGCACGGTGGTGAGTTCGGGGCGAGCGCCGAACTCGGCTGGGAACGGACGATCGACGTGCTGGCGCAGCGCTACCACGTCCTCGCCCCCGACATGCTCGGATTCGGCCGGTCGGCGAAGGTCGTGGACTTCACCGACGGCCGCGGGATGCGGATCCGCCACATCGCGCGTTTCTGCGAAGTCCTCGGCGTACGGACCGCACACTTCGTCGGCAACTCGATGGGAGCGATCAACCTGCTCGTCGACGCCACCTCCGGGGCTCCCGCGCTGCCCGTCCGCAGCCTCGTCGCACTCTGCGGCGGCGGGACCATCCAGCGCAACGAACACGCGAACGCCCTCTACGACTACGACGCCACGCTCGACGGGATGCGCCGTATCGTCACCGCGCTGTTCGCCGACCCGTCGTATCCGTCCGATGACGGATACGTCCGCAGGCGCTACGAGTCGTCCATCGCCCCCGGGGCTTGGGAGTCGTTGGCAGCAGCCCGTTTTCGCCGTCCCGGCTTGGAACCGCCGCCCCCACCGTCGGCCACCCGACCTTATGAGCGCATCACGGTGCCCGCGCTCATCGTCGAGGGGGAGCGGGACAAGCTGCTCCCTCCGGGGTGGGCCGCCGAGATCGCCGGTCAGATCTCCGGTGCGCGTTCGGCCGTCATCCCGGCCGCCGGCCACTGCCCGCAGATCGAGCAGCCCGCCGCCGTCGCCGATCTGCTTCTCGACTTCTTCGCCGATGTGCCCCAACGAAAGGTGTCTGCCTGA
- a CDS encoding SDR family NAD(P)-dependent oxidoreductase has translation MANELDGRVAVVTGGASGIGRGIVERFAAEGAKVVIADVQDELGEALASQAGPDALFHHTDVGDQEQIGELVATAVERFGALDVMVNNAGISSPLRRGLFTEDLTEFDRVMRVNLLSVMAGTRDAGRYMAEHGGGSIINLSSIGGIQAGGGVPVYRASKAAILHFTKCAAIELAHYDIRVNCIAPGNIPTPILQSSATGEDRERLERFEARIRAQMRDDRPLKRDGTPEDVAEAALYLATERSRYVTGIVLPVEGGTIAGKVMARKAGSEIPANGAPS, from the coding sequence ATGGCCAATGAACTGGACGGGCGAGTCGCCGTCGTCACCGGCGGGGCGTCGGGAATCGGGCGCGGCATCGTCGAACGGTTCGCCGCCGAGGGAGCCAAGGTCGTCATCGCCGACGTCCAGGACGAGCTCGGCGAGGCGCTGGCGTCGCAGGCCGGCCCCGATGCGCTGTTCCACCACACCGATGTGGGCGACCAGGAGCAGATCGGCGAGCTGGTTGCCACCGCGGTGGAGCGGTTCGGCGCCCTCGACGTGATGGTGAACAACGCCGGGATCTCCAGCCCGCTGCGGCGCGGCCTGTTCACCGAAGACCTGACGGAGTTCGACCGGGTGATGCGGGTGAACCTGCTCAGCGTCATGGCGGGCACCCGGGACGCGGGCCGGTACATGGCCGAACACGGCGGCGGGTCGATCATCAACCTGTCGTCGATCGGCGGTATCCAGGCCGGTGGCGGGGTTCCGGTGTACCGGGCGTCGAAGGCGGCCATCCTGCACTTCACCAAATGCGCGGCGATCGAGTTGGCGCACTACGACATCCGCGTGAACTGCATTGCGCCGGGCAACATCCCGACGCCGATCCTGCAGTCCTCGGCCACGGGAGAGGACCGCGAACGGCTCGAACGTTTCGAGGCCAGGATCCGGGCCCAGATGCGCGACGACCGGCCACTCAAACGCGACGGCACCCCCGAGGACGTCGCAGAGGCGGCGCTGTACCTGGCCACCGAACGGTCCCGGTACGTCACCGGCATCGTGCTGCCGGTCGAGGGCGGCACCATCGCCGGCAAGGTCATGGCGCGAAAGGCCGGTTCGGAGATCCCGGCCAACGGCGCACCGTCGTGA
- a CDS encoding TetR/AcrR family transcriptional regulator, protein MSLNQSLDLRPGAELTVSVTTARTARAERANSTQEAILRAAERLYAEHGVFAVSNRQVSEAAGQGNNAAVGYHFGTKTDLVRAIEFKHRGPIERLREKLVADLGPAPDMRDWVGCLVRPLTEHLAELGNPSWYARFAAQVMTDPAYHSMIVRDALSSPSLVEVINGIGACLPDLPPDVRAERNVMGRNLLMHSCAERERGLAEGIAVPRASWAAAASGLIDAIVGLWQAPVTEVP, encoded by the coding sequence GTGAGTTTAAATCAGTCACTTGACTTAAGACCTGGGGCCGAGTTGACTGTGAGCGTGACCACAGCGAGGACCGCGCGGGCCGAGCGTGCCAACAGCACCCAGGAGGCGATCCTGCGGGCCGCCGAACGTCTCTACGCCGAACACGGCGTGTTCGCGGTCTCCAACCGCCAGGTCAGCGAGGCGGCGGGGCAGGGCAACAACGCCGCGGTCGGCTACCACTTCGGCACCAAGACCGACCTGGTCCGGGCCATCGAGTTCAAGCACCGCGGCCCCATCGAACGGCTCCGCGAGAAGCTGGTGGCCGATCTGGGGCCCGCACCCGATATGCGCGACTGGGTGGGGTGCCTGGTCCGGCCGCTCACCGAGCACCTGGCCGAACTCGGCAACCCCAGCTGGTACGCGCGATTCGCCGCGCAGGTGATGACCGATCCCGCCTACCACAGCATGATCGTGCGCGACGCACTGTCGTCGCCGTCGCTCGTCGAGGTCATCAACGGAATCGGCGCCTGCCTGCCCGACCTGCCGCCGGACGTCCGCGCGGAGCGCAACGTCATGGGCCGGAACCTGTTGATGCACAGCTGCGCCGAACGGGAACGCGGTCTCGCCGAGGGCATCGCGGTGCCGCGCGCCTCGTGGGCCGCCGCGGCGTCCGGGCTCATCGACGCGATCGTCGGTCTGTGGCAGGCCCCCGTCACCGAGGTGCCCTGA
- a CDS encoding ferredoxin yields MRITVDQDKCVSSGQCVLNAADIFDQRDDDGVVEVLIDSPAPEQKSDAHRAAAACPALAIHLEE; encoded by the coding sequence ATGAGGATCACCGTGGACCAGGACAAATGCGTGTCGTCGGGCCAGTGCGTGCTCAACGCCGCCGACATCTTCGACCAGCGTGACGACGACGGGGTCGTCGAAGTGCTCATCGACAGCCCAGCCCCAGAACAGAAGTCGGACGCCCACCGGGCGGCAGCCGCCTGCCCAGCCCTTGCCATCCACCTCGAGGAGTGA
- a CDS encoding cytochrome P450, producing the protein MSDTLTGTAEVSADIPDYPMERSAACPFAPPQQMLEMGATKPLSRVRIWDGSTPWLITGHAVARELFADSRVSVDDRLSGFPHWNEHMLSTVNKRPRSVFTSDAEEHTRFRRMLSKPFTFKRVEGLRPVIQQVTDECIDAVLAGPQPADMVAKLALPVPTRVISDMLGVPYEDHEFFQHHANVGLARYASAADGQKGAMSLHQYLIDLVEKKREHPAEDAVSDLAERVNAGEISVKEAAQLGTGLLIAGHETTANMIGIGILALLENPAQAEFLRDTDDPKAIANAAEELMRYLSIIQNGQRRVATDDIEIAGETIRAGEGIIIDLAPANWDAAAYPAPDKLDLRRDAGQQLGFGYGRHQCVGQQLARAELQIVFHTLLRRIPTMRLAIPFDEVPFKHDRLAYGVYELPVTW; encoded by the coding sequence GTGTCGGACACGTTGACCGGAACCGCCGAAGTCTCCGCTGACATCCCCGACTATCCGATGGAGCGCTCCGCGGCCTGCCCGTTCGCGCCCCCGCAGCAGATGCTCGAGATGGGCGCCACCAAACCCCTATCGCGGGTGCGTATCTGGGACGGCAGCACCCCGTGGCTCATCACCGGCCACGCGGTGGCGCGTGAGCTGTTCGCCGACTCGCGCGTCAGCGTCGACGATCGCCTGTCCGGGTTCCCGCACTGGAACGAGCACATGCTCTCGACGGTCAACAAGCGCCCCCGGTCGGTGTTCACCTCCGACGCCGAGGAGCACACCCGGTTCCGCCGGATGCTGTCCAAGCCATTCACGTTCAAGCGCGTCGAGGGTCTGCGCCCAGTCATCCAGCAGGTCACCGACGAATGCATCGACGCGGTCCTCGCCGGTCCCCAGCCCGCCGACATGGTCGCGAAACTGGCTCTGCCGGTGCCCACCCGGGTGATCAGCGACATGCTCGGCGTGCCGTACGAAGACCACGAGTTCTTCCAGCACCACGCCAACGTCGGGCTGGCGCGCTACGCGTCCGCCGCGGACGGTCAGAAGGGTGCGATGAGCCTGCACCAGTACCTGATCGACCTCGTCGAGAAGAAGAGGGAGCACCCGGCCGAGGATGCGGTCTCCGACCTCGCCGAGCGGGTCAACGCCGGCGAGATCAGCGTCAAGGAGGCCGCGCAGTTGGGCACCGGACTGCTCATCGCCGGACACGAGACCACCGCCAACATGATCGGCATCGGCATCCTGGCGCTGCTCGAGAACCCCGCACAGGCCGAATTCCTACGCGACACCGACGATCCGAAGGCCATCGCCAACGCCGCCGAGGAGTTGATGCGCTACCTGTCGATCATCCAGAACGGCCAGCGACGCGTCGCCACCGACGACATCGAGATCGCCGGTGAGACCATCCGCGCCGGTGAGGGCATCATCATCGACCTGGCCCCGGCGAACTGGGATGCGGCCGCCTATCCCGCACCCGACAAGCTCGACCTGCGCCGTGATGCCGGCCAGCAGCTGGGTTTCGGCTACGGCCGTCACCAGTGCGTCGGCCAGCAACTCGCCCGCGCCGAACTCCAGATCGTCTTCCACACACTGCTGCGGCGTATCCCCACGATGCGCCTGGCCATCCCGTTCGACGAGGTGCCGTTCAAACACGACCGCCTTGCCTACGGCGTCTACGAACTTCCCGTGACCTGGTAA
- a CDS encoding amidohydrolase family protein: protein MSAPSTTLYPPEGFGAPKHRHGHSTGAVTGLPADIEIFSADNHISVADDIFYERFPEELKGAAPRIWYEDGAYMVGMKGKAWTGGDFGRVLMQYDDLAGAASNNIEARIRELKEDGIDKELAFPNAVLALFHYPDKSLRERVFRIYNEHIADLQERSGGHFHGVGLINWWDPKGTRSTLEELRSLGLKTFLLPLNPGKDDEGNIYDYGSTSMDAVWDEIEAAGIPVSHHIGETPPKTPCQNNSVVVGMMVNVDSFREQFAKYVFSGILDRHPSLKIGWFEGGIAWVPTALQDAEHMLASYRHMFNHELAHDVRHYWSNHMSASFMVDPLGLALIDRIGVDNVMWSSDYPHNESTFGYSEKSLATVVEAVGPENAVKIVSTNVQKFLGLQ, encoded by the coding sequence GTGTCAGCCCCCAGCACCACCCTCTATCCCCCCGAAGGCTTCGGTGCCCCGAAGCACCGGCACGGCCACTCCACCGGGGCGGTGACCGGTCTGCCCGCCGACATCGAGATCTTCTCGGCCGACAACCACATCTCGGTGGCCGACGACATCTTCTACGAACGCTTCCCCGAAGAGCTCAAGGGAGCCGCCCCGCGTATCTGGTACGAGGACGGCGCATACATGGTCGGTATGAAGGGCAAGGCTTGGACCGGAGGTGATTTCGGGCGCGTCCTCATGCAGTACGACGATCTGGCCGGCGCCGCGTCGAACAACATCGAGGCCCGCATCCGGGAACTCAAAGAGGACGGCATCGACAAGGAGCTTGCTTTCCCGAACGCTGTGCTCGCACTGTTCCACTACCCCGACAAGAGCCTGCGCGAGCGCGTGTTCCGGATCTACAACGAGCACATCGCCGACCTGCAGGAGCGCTCCGGCGGCCACTTCCATGGCGTCGGGCTGATCAACTGGTGGGACCCGAAAGGCACGCGCAGCACCCTCGAAGAGCTGAGGTCCCTGGGTCTCAAGACGTTTCTGTTGCCGCTGAATCCCGGCAAGGACGACGAGGGCAACATCTACGACTACGGCAGCACCTCGATGGACGCCGTCTGGGACGAGATCGAAGCCGCCGGGATCCCGGTGAGTCACCACATCGGCGAGACGCCGCCGAAGACGCCGTGCCAGAACAACAGCGTCGTCGTCGGCATGATGGTCAACGTCGACTCGTTCCGCGAACAGTTCGCCAAGTACGTGTTCTCCGGCATCCTGGACCGGCACCCGTCACTGAAGATCGGCTGGTTCGAAGGCGGGATCGCCTGGGTGCCAACCGCACTGCAGGACGCCGAGCACATGCTGGCCTCCTACCGGCACATGTTCAACCACGAACTCGCACACGATGTTCGGCACTATTGGAGCAACCACATGAGTGCGTCGTTCATGGTCGACCCGCTCGGCCTGGCGCTGATCGACCGCATCGGCGTCGACAACGTGATGTGGTCCAGCGACTACCCGCACAACGAGTCCACCTTCGGATACTCGGAGAAGTCGCTGGCCACCGTCGTGGAGGCGGTCGGTCCCGAGAACGCCGTCAAGATCGTGTCCACGAATGTGCAGAAATTCCTGGGACTGCAATGA
- a CDS encoding M24 family metallopeptidase: protein MTTSTQSGVTQIARTGYTWLDIPAEPDFARMRREVAARLHAAMTEQGVNALVLLGNSNVMYATGISWPLADAGLSHVERPVAVVLADDEHPHLFLPFREGAAMESDLPDDHLHGPVYLEFDEGVAQFATILADLIPAGATIATDELTGAMRRAGTALFPSAPADAAPVVGAAKLVKTIDQIACVRRACQITEEAVAEVQKSLTPGARQIDLSAEFVRRTFELGATTNMFDSIWQVMPTSKAEGTWTTTGDLALPLLTTERELAQGDVLWTDVSIAYQGYCSDHGRTWIVGQDPTPAQQTQFDRWARIVDAVLSVTKAGATCGDLGRAATAAAGGKKPWLPHFYLGHGIGTSAAEMPMIGTDLGQEWDDKFVFPAGMLLVFEPVVWEDGTGGYRGEEIVVVTEGGWMPLTAYPYNPYEVSSGN from the coding sequence ATGACGACGTCTACTCAATCCGGCGTCACCCAGATCGCCCGGACCGGGTACACGTGGCTGGACATCCCCGCGGAGCCGGATTTCGCCCGGATGCGCAGGGAGGTCGCTGCGCGTCTGCACGCCGCGATGACCGAACAGGGTGTGAATGCGCTGGTGCTGCTGGGCAACAGCAACGTCATGTACGCCACCGGTATCAGCTGGCCGCTGGCCGACGCCGGCCTGTCACATGTCGAGCGGCCGGTGGCGGTCGTGCTGGCCGACGACGAGCACCCGCATCTTTTCCTGCCCTTCCGCGAGGGTGCCGCCATGGAGTCGGACCTGCCCGATGACCACCTGCACGGCCCGGTCTATCTCGAATTCGACGAAGGTGTCGCCCAATTCGCGACGATCCTGGCCGACCTGATCCCGGCCGGCGCGACAATCGCGACCGACGAGCTGACCGGGGCGATGCGGCGGGCAGGCACTGCGCTGTTCCCCAGCGCACCGGCAGATGCGGCCCCGGTGGTTGGGGCGGCGAAGCTGGTCAAGACGATCGATCAGATCGCGTGTGTCCGGCGCGCCTGCCAGATCACCGAAGAAGCGGTCGCCGAGGTCCAGAAGTCGCTCACCCCGGGTGCGCGTCAGATCGACCTGTCCGCCGAATTCGTGCGCCGCACGTTCGAACTCGGAGCCACCACGAACATGTTCGACTCGATCTGGCAGGTCATGCCGACGTCGAAGGCCGAGGGCACCTGGACTACGACCGGTGATCTGGCTCTGCCTCTGCTGACCACCGAGCGTGAGCTGGCACAGGGCGACGTCCTGTGGACCGACGTGTCGATCGCCTACCAGGGCTACTGCTCCGACCATGGCCGCACCTGGATCGTCGGTCAGGATCCGACGCCGGCACAGCAGACCCAGTTCGACAGATGGGCCCGGATCGTGGACGCGGTGCTCTCGGTGACCAAGGCCGGTGCCACCTGCGGTGACCTCGGGCGCGCGGCGACCGCGGCCGCCGGCGGGAAGAAGCCGTGGCTGCCGCATTTCTACCTGGGCCACGGCATCGGAACGAGCGCTGCCGAAATGCCGATGATCGGAACGGATCTCGGCCAGGAATGGGATGACAAGTTCGTCTTCCCGGCCGGCATGCTGCTGGTGTTCGAGCCGGTGGTCTGGGAGGACGGTACCGGTGGCTATCGCGGCGAGGAGATCGTGGTGGTGACCGAGGGCGGCTGGATGCCGCTGACTGCGTATCCGTACAACCCGTATGAGGTGTCCAGTGGGAATTGA
- a CDS encoding M24 family metallopeptidase yields MGIEIEADGRALRYSRRERALAQMEIHDLDMLVLGRQANVRYISGAPQLWVVGTRPFGPICEFVRATGEIHLNNTWDEGIPEEIPHENLYGFAWNPMTLVGILQNIKGADSFRRVGTDALTPTFAKLLPMAFPNAELIDAEQAMQAARRIKTPEEVQALRRALAVAEEGLAAGVAALGPGTTEKALAGAVLEAEAAGGVSTPATQDAAWVTSKEHPWRRADGDGLVRDGDLVALSAGVLADGYVAEVARTLYVGEPTDAVRALYRRRDDLWDRLLEACRPGMTASALLDAYQQAGERLPAMPVAHGLGLGFDPPVVSPTLRATAEADILEEGMVLAVTAYVWEQGVGAVFTRDAVLITADGAEILSAVPAYGEAVHG; encoded by the coding sequence GTGGGAATTGAGATCGAGGCCGACGGCCGGGCTCTGCGTTACAGCCGTCGGGAGCGTGCCCTCGCGCAGATGGAGATCCACGACCTCGACATGCTGGTGCTCGGCCGTCAGGCCAACGTCCGCTACATCTCCGGCGCCCCGCAGCTGTGGGTGGTGGGCACCCGCCCGTTCGGGCCGATCTGCGAGTTCGTGCGTGCCACCGGTGAGATCCACCTCAACAACACGTGGGACGAGGGCATCCCCGAGGAGATCCCGCACGAGAATCTGTACGGGTTCGCGTGGAACCCGATGACATTGGTCGGCATCCTGCAGAACATCAAGGGCGCCGACAGCTTCCGTCGAGTCGGAACCGATGCTCTGACACCGACGTTCGCCAAGCTGCTGCCGATGGCCTTCCCGAACGCGGAGCTGATCGACGCCGAGCAGGCCATGCAGGCTGCCCGCCGGATCAAGACCCCCGAGGAAGTGCAGGCGTTGCGTCGCGCGCTGGCGGTTGCCGAGGAGGGCCTGGCCGCGGGTGTTGCCGCCCTCGGTCCGGGCACCACGGAGAAGGCGCTCGCCGGTGCCGTGCTCGAGGCCGAGGCCGCCGGTGGGGTGAGTACCCCGGCGACCCAGGATGCCGCCTGGGTGACGTCGAAGGAGCATCCGTGGCGCCGCGCCGACGGTGACGGTCTGGTGCGGGACGGTGACCTGGTGGCGTTGTCGGCCGGGGTACTGGCGGACGGCTATGTCGCCGAGGTCGCCCGCACGCTCTATGTCGGTGAGCCGACCGACGCCGTGCGCGCGCTCTACCGGCGCCGAGACGACCTGTGGGACCGGTTGCTCGAGGCCTGCCGGCCCGGCATGACCGCAAGCGCGTTGCTCGATGCCTACCAGCAGGCCGGTGAGCGTCTGCCGGCGATGCCGGTGGCGCACGGTCTCGGACTGGGTTTCGACCCACCGGTGGTATCACCGACTCTGCGGGCGACCGCGGAGGCCGACATTCTCGAGGAGGGCATGGTGCTTGCGGTCACCGCATACGTGTGGGAACAGGGTGTCGGTGCGGTGTTCACCCGTGACGCGGTCTTGATCACCGCCGACGGTGCCGAAATCCTCTCGGCCGTTCCGGCTTACGGTGAGGCCGTTCATGGCTGA
- a CDS encoding enoyl-CoA hydratase/isomerase family protein, producing the protein MADRPSPEEIILYEKDPKTKIATITFNRPEFLNAPTSLARLRYADVLRAANADNDVKVVIIRGVGDNLGSGADLPEFMEGNDNPTVRLAELRLEDDGVGEVTYPPKGTFRNGATISAWYANSQAGNRALQDFKKISIVEAKGYCYGWHFYQCADADLVISSDDALFGHPSFRYHGWGPRMWTWVQMMGLRKFQEMVFTGRPFTAAEMYDCNFLNKVVARDELEAETQKYALACARNRPVDTVFQQKMFFEIFKQQQGEYMGSLLSAFFESMGNGVANDSDDDLDMFESIDSGLSAAVNDNDSKFPPEFRLSKRNRAKPD; encoded by the coding sequence ATGGCTGACCGGCCGTCGCCCGAGGAGATCATCCTCTACGAGAAGGACCCGAAGACCAAGATCGCGACGATCACGTTCAACCGTCCGGAGTTCCTCAACGCGCCGACCTCATTGGCAAGGCTGCGGTACGCCGACGTGTTGCGGGCGGCCAACGCCGACAACGACGTGAAGGTGGTGATCATCCGCGGCGTCGGGGACAACCTGGGCAGCGGAGCGGATCTGCCGGAGTTCATGGAGGGCAACGACAATCCTACGGTGCGGCTCGCGGAACTGAGGCTGGAGGACGACGGGGTCGGCGAGGTGACGTACCCCCCGAAGGGGACGTTCCGCAACGGGGCCACCATCAGCGCCTGGTACGCCAACTCTCAGGCCGGCAACCGCGCGCTGCAGGATTTCAAGAAGATCAGCATCGTCGAAGCCAAGGGGTACTGCTACGGCTGGCACTTCTACCAATGTGCCGACGCCGATCTGGTGATCTCGTCCGATGACGCGCTGTTCGGTCACCCGTCTTTCCGCTACCACGGCTGGGGTCCGCGGATGTGGACGTGGGTACAGATGATGGGGTTGCGCAAGTTCCAGGAGATGGTTTTCACCGGCCGCCCGTTCACCGCCGCCGAGATGTATGACTGCAACTTCCTCAACAAGGTGGTGGCGCGCGACGAGCTGGAGGCCGAGACCCAGAAATACGCGCTGGCGTGCGCAAGGAACCGCCCGGTGGACACCGTCTTTCAGCAGAAGATGTTCTTCGAGATCTTCAAGCAGCAGCAGGGCGAATACATGGGCAGCCTGCTCAGCGCCTTCTTCGAGTCGATGGGCAACGGTGTCGCCAACGACAGCGATGACGACCTGGACATGTTCGAGTCGATCGATTCCGGGCTGTCCGCCGCGGTCAACGACAACGACAGCAAGTTCCCGCCCGAATTCCGGTTGAGCAAGCGCAACCGGGCCAAGCCGGACTAG